One Hypomesus transpacificus isolate Combined female chromosome 16, fHypTra1, whole genome shotgun sequence genomic window carries:
- the mfsd8l1 gene encoding major facilitator superfamily domain-containing protein 8, whose product MDYRRKKKLTYFTIGLIFLLSGIEYAVILPTIWRYLQTLEAAPYFLGLSLSAFSLSGLLTGPLFGLWSDRTCATKKIILFANLFEIVGNFMYFMGYSKWLLLSSRLVAGIGTGAGSSIFGFLTRSTAPEDRSTVFAAVMACRQAGLLIGPAFNIFLRLCDFRMGPFLVNKYTAPGLFMCLLWILLQLAVVFMYWDIPPQETEDQSESVAEGDKEVVSREVEGEDMDGDDDEGKPLMRPHELLGSYGSVVTPDPQREQAVISNGNLSHISPPSSPPPELDVPSNPFKRFSMSREFLREEVVVLLTAQFITLFNQTALETMVTPLTQKYFNFGELENSVMYCICGVEVIAGFLFVRWLTKRAAERVVLAVGLILCNISCVWCLIFLANPQGGFNWQLAEFIIGVFLQVLGLPFVAVAQVSLFSKVTSEKTQGFSQGVRRSVGGLATILGPLWAGGLTSNLYVMLGVMMALLALLTIMLFFSYDRLVEPSVVEHADSSEDCG is encoded by the exons ATGGATTATCGGCGCAAAAAGAAGCTGACATACTTCACTATTGGATTGATCTTTCTTCTAAGTGGAATCGAATATG CCGTAATCTTGCCCACGATATGGAGATACTTGCAGACACTGGAAGCGGCTCCCTACTTCCTGGGTCTGAGCCTATCAGCTTTCAGTCTGAGTGGTCTCCTCACTGGACCTCTGTTTGGCCTCTGGTCCGACCGGACCTGTGCCACCAAGAAGATCATCCTATTCGCCAACCTCTTTGAGATAGTCG GCAACTTCATGTACTTCATGGGCTATTCCAAATGGCTCTTGCTGTCCAGCAGACTTGTGGCAG GAATAGGTACTGGTGCTGGTTCATCCATCTTTGGCTTCCTAACCCGAAGCACTGCCCCAGAAGACCGTTCCACTGTGTTCGCTGCAGTCATGGCATGTCGGCAGGCTGGCCTTCTGATTG GTCCAGCATTCAACATCTTCCTGAGGCTCTGTGATTTTCGGATGGGCCCGTTTCTGGTCAATAAGTACACCGCACCAGGG CTCTTCATGTGCCTGCTGTGGATCCTCCTTCAGCTGGCTGTGGTGTTCATGTACTGGGACATACCACCGCAGGAGACAGAGGACCAAAGCGAGAGCGTAgcggagggagacaaagaggtgGTAtcaagagaggtggagggggaggatatGGACGGGGATGATGACGAGGGGAAGCCTTTAATGCGGCCCCATGAGCTCCTGGGCTCCTACGGTTCGGTGGTCACCCCCGATCCACAGAGGGAGCAGGCGGTCATCTCCAACGGCAACCTGTCTCACATCTCCCCGCCCTCCTCGCCTCCGCCTGAGTTGGACGTGCCATCCAACCCCTTCAAGAGGTTCAGCATGAGCCGAG AGTTCCTTAGAGAAGAGGTGGTGGTGCTTCTAACCGCCCAGTTCATTACTCTTTTTAACCAGACAGCACTGGAG ACCATGGTGACCCCATTGACCCAGAAGTACTTCAACTTTGGTGAGCTGGAGAACAGTGTGATGTACTGTATCTGCGGCGTGGAGGTCATCGCTGGCTTCCTGTTTGTGCGCTGGCTGACCAAGCGAGCGGCTGAGAgggtggtgctggctgtgggccTCATCCTCTGTAAcatctcctgtgtgtggtgtctcaTCTTCCTAGCCAATCCCCAAG gCGGCTTTAATTGGCAGTTAGCAGAGTTCATCATCGGTGTATTCCTGCAGGTATTGGGACTGCCCTTTGTAGCCGTAGCCCAGGTGTCTCTTTTTTCCAAAGTCACTTCAGAGAAGACTCAAG ggTTTAGTCAAGGAGTCCGTCGCTCAGTGGGAGGTCTGGCGACAATCTTAGGGCCACTGTGGGCCGGGGGACTAACAAGTAATCTTTACGTCATGCTGGGAGTGATGATGGCTTTACTGGCACTGCTCACT ATAATGCTGTTCTTCTCCTATGACCGTCTGGTGGAGCCTAGCGTGGTGGAGCATGCCGACAGCTCTGAAGATTGTGGTTGA
- the polr2h gene encoding DNA-directed RNA polymerases I, II, and III subunit RPABC3 translates to MAGILFEDIFDVKDIDPDGKKFDRVSRLHCESESFKMDLILDVNIQIYPVDLGDKFRLVIASTLYEDGTPDDGEYNPQDDRPSRADQFDYVMYGKVYKIEGDETSTEAATRLSAYVSYGGLLMRLQGDANNLHGFEVDSRVYLLMKKLAF, encoded by the exons ATGGCTGGAATTCTTTTTGAAGACATCTTTGACGTGAAGGACATTGACCCTGATGGCAAGAAATTTGACAGAG TCTCTCGTCTCCACTGTGAAAGTGAGTCCTTCAAGATGGATCTCATTCTGGATGTGAACATTCAGATCTACCCCGTTGATCTTG GGGACAAATTCAGATTGGTTATAGCCAGCACTTTATATGAGGATGGGACACCCGATGATGGAGAGTACAATCCACAGGATGATAGGCCGTCGAG GGCAGACCAGTTTGACTATGTGATGTATGGCAAAGTTTACAAAATTGAGGGTGATGAAACCTCTACAGAAGCAGCGACACGACT CTCAGCCTATGTGTCTTATGGAGGACTCCTCATGAGGTTGCAAGGAGATGCCAACAATCTGCATGGGTTTGAAGTGGATTCCAGAGTGTACCTTCTCATGAAGAAACTTGCCTTCTAA